The following proteins come from a genomic window of Streptomyces sp. Sge12:
- a CDS encoding metal-dependent hydrolase → MSNTPLAPAPVASEHVDLRPRNVSFGWEDTPLHWLPGDPFAGHMINVLHLLLPAGERWFVHVYKQVLPYIEDERLREDVVGFIGQEAMHATAHDDVLPHLKRLGLDPTPYTAQVDWLFEKLLGDRTLPPGRARHWWLMERVAMIAAIEHYTAFLGDWVLNADALDRRGADPTMLDLLRWHGAEEVEHRSVAFDLFMHVDGNYRRRARTWATAFSALVFLWQRGVRFFMENDPHLVDGRASFGQFFLAGQQGVLPSTGAMLKSIPKYLSRTYHPSQEGSTAQAVAYLATSPGAGGGVRA, encoded by the coding sequence ATGTCTAATACGCCGCTCGCGCCCGCCCCCGTGGCGTCGGAACACGTGGACCTGAGGCCCCGGAACGTGTCCTTCGGCTGGGAGGACACCCCGCTGCACTGGCTGCCCGGCGACCCCTTCGCCGGACACATGATCAATGTGCTCCACCTGCTGCTCCCCGCCGGAGAGCGCTGGTTCGTGCACGTCTACAAGCAGGTGCTCCCGTACATCGAGGACGAGCGGCTGCGGGAGGACGTGGTCGGCTTCATCGGCCAGGAGGCCATGCACGCCACCGCGCACGACGACGTACTCCCCCACCTCAAGCGGCTCGGACTGGACCCCACCCCCTACACCGCACAGGTGGACTGGCTGTTCGAGAAGCTGCTCGGCGACCGGACCCTGCCGCCCGGCCGGGCCCGCCACTGGTGGCTGATGGAACGGGTCGCGATGATCGCCGCGATCGAGCACTACACGGCCTTCCTCGGCGACTGGGTGCTCAACGCCGACGCCCTCGACCGGCGCGGCGCCGACCCCACCATGCTGGACCTGCTGCGCTGGCACGGCGCCGAGGAGGTCGAGCACCGCTCGGTGGCCTTCGACCTCTTCATGCACGTGGACGGCAACTACCGGCGCCGGGCCCGGACCTGGGCGACCGCCTTCTCGGCGCTGGTCTTCCTCTGGCAGCGAGGCGTCCGCTTCTTCATGGAGAACGACCCCCACCTGGTGGACGGCAGGGCCTCCTTCGGGCAGTTCTTCCTGGCCGGACAGCAGGGGGTGCTCCCGTCGACCGGCGCGATGCTGAAATCCATCCCGAAGTACCTCTCCCGCACCTACCACCCCTCGCAGGAGGGCTCGACGGCCCAGGCGGTGGCCTACCTCGCCACCTCCCCCGGCGCGGGCGGCGGGGTGCGGGCATGA
- a CDS encoding PDR/VanB family oxidoreductase has translation MRRALAVTAVAGAAWVTRRALRRRIGRSPLWPLPALEHPVSGHSPRRALRALIVSRTEPAQGVLQLILESPDLPAWTPGAHVDVTLPSGLVRQYSLCGDPADAGRYTIAIRLVEDGRGGSREAHAQLVEGAELELRPPRNRFELVPAASYVFVAGGIGITPILPMLRAATAAGADWTLLYGGRTLDSMPFLDDLAPYGDRVSVLPEDETGLPDLAPVAAAGPGTPVYCCGPEPLMAAVTAAAADPAAVRLERFAPAAEPGPGRAFTVELRRSGRVVEVAADESALTAVRRELPDTPYSCEQGFCGTCQHRVLAGGVDHRDELLTDQEREDSMLLCVSRAEGDRLVLDL, from the coding sequence ATGAGGCGCGCCCTCGCGGTCACCGCCGTCGCCGGTGCGGCCTGGGTGACCCGGCGCGCCCTGCGCCGCCGCATAGGACGGTCCCCGCTCTGGCCGCTGCCGGCCCTGGAGCACCCGGTCTCGGGCCACTCCCCGCGCCGTGCCCTGCGCGCACTGATCGTCTCCCGTACGGAGCCGGCGCAGGGCGTGCTGCAACTGATCCTCGAGTCACCGGACCTCCCGGCGTGGACCCCGGGCGCGCACGTGGACGTGACCCTGCCCTCGGGCCTGGTCCGCCAGTACTCACTGTGCGGCGACCCGGCGGACGCCGGCCGGTACACCATCGCGATCCGGCTGGTCGAGGACGGCCGGGGCGGCTCCCGCGAGGCGCACGCGCAGCTGGTCGAAGGGGCGGAGCTGGAGCTGCGCCCGCCGCGCAACCGCTTCGAGCTGGTCCCGGCGGCCTCGTACGTCTTCGTCGCGGGCGGCATCGGCATCACGCCGATCCTGCCGATGCTGCGGGCCGCCACGGCGGCCGGCGCCGACTGGACCCTCCTCTACGGGGGCCGCACCCTCGACTCGATGCCCTTCCTGGACGATCTCGCACCCTACGGCGACCGGGTGTCGGTCCTCCCCGAGGACGAGACGGGCCTGCCCGACCTGGCGCCGGTGGCCGCGGCCGGCCCGGGTACGCCGGTCTACTGCTGCGGCCCGGAGCCGCTGATGGCGGCCGTCACCGCGGCCGCCGCGGATCCGGCGGCGGTCCGCCTGGAGCGGTTCGCCCCGGCGGCGGAGCCCGGCCCGGGCCGGGCCTTCACGGTCGAACTGCGCCGCTCGGGGCGGGTCGTCGAGGTGGCGGCGGACGAGAGCGCGCTGACCGCGGTGCGCCGGGAGCTGCCGGACACCCCGTACTCCTGCGAGCAGGGTTTCTGCGGGACCTGCCAACACCGGGTCCTGGCGGGCGGGGTGGACCACCGTGACGAGCTGCTCACCGACCAGGAGCGCGAGGACTCGATGCTGCTGTGCGTCTCGCGCGCGGAGGGGGACCGCCTCGTCCTGGACCTGTGA
- a CDS encoding winged helix-turn-helix domain-containing protein, producing MANTRSLSSAATASPTYPPSPRHRLRSVDRDEVARVADLLPPGATWLPAPQHTLPTLPGQPPMIGYLVLVPADQQPPVAFAPQAVAAAVQAAPAARLADRAAAPARSGDGLVRIDSAQRTAEVDGRVLDLTYLEFELLAHLVQHPHRVHSRDQLVTTVWGYGHVGDGRTVDVHIARLRRKLGASHRSAIQTVRRVGYKYAP from the coding sequence ATGGCGAACACCCGCTCCCTCTCCTCCGCTGCGACCGCCTCCCCGACCTATCCGCCCAGTCCGCGCCACCGGCTCCGTTCCGTTGACCGAGACGAAGTGGCCCGCGTCGCGGACCTCCTGCCGCCGGGAGCCACCTGGCTCCCCGCACCCCAGCACACCCTCCCGACGCTGCCGGGCCAGCCGCCGATGATCGGCTACCTGGTGCTCGTACCGGCCGACCAGCAGCCGCCGGTCGCCTTCGCCCCGCAGGCCGTGGCCGCCGCCGTCCAGGCGGCTCCCGCCGCCCGGCTCGCGGACCGGGCCGCGGCCCCGGCCCGGTCGGGTGACGGCCTGGTCCGCATCGACTCGGCGCAGCGCACCGCCGAGGTCGACGGCCGGGTCCTCGACCTGACGTACCTGGAGTTCGAGCTGCTGGCGCACCTCGTGCAGCACCCGCACCGGGTGCACAGCCGGGACCAGCTGGTCACCACGGTCTGGGGCTACGGCCACGTCGGCGACGGCCGGACCGTGGACGTCCACATCGCCCGCCTGCGCCGCAAGCTGGGCGCGTCGCACCGCTCCGCCATCCAGACGGTGCGCCGGGTCGGTTACAAGTACGCCCCCTGA
- a CDS encoding PepSY-associated TM helix domain-containing protein, which yields MSLDEVQDVPTQDAEPAGNATSRGSKWAAARPLLLRLHFYAGLLIAPLLFLAAATGLLYAASWQAEAIIYSDELTVARVGDSVQPLSAQVEAAKGAAPAGEVVSVWPAPDTEATTRVIMEAPGLPEGETLTVFVDPYTAEVRGQLATVSDALPLRAWLSEFHSSLQLGEFGRNYSELAASWMWVVALGGLALWLGRRRKRRSQLILPDRGATGRRRTLSWHGTVGLWAVAGLVVLSATGLTWSKYAGENIGQLQDGLGGATPSVSANLTASADSGSDEHAGHTMPDGTPMAPPPAPTTDLGIDRAVEAARAAGVTEALRVTLPAKGKGYVVKEQDKLVPVHLDAVSVDPADARVMDELRFADYPLLAKMTRFGIDLHMGTTFGLVNQLALAALALAVMFLVFWGYRMWWLRRPTKDRRLSVGRAQPRGAWRRLPVTVLLPLAAVTAVIGWFIPLLGISLVVFLAVDVLLGFVAGRRRTAGAA from the coding sequence ATGTCTCTTGACGAGGTCCAAGACGTCCCCACGCAGGACGCCGAACCGGCCGGGAACGCCACCAGCCGCGGCAGCAAGTGGGCCGCCGCACGGCCGCTGCTCCTGCGCCTGCACTTCTACGCCGGCCTGCTCATCGCCCCGCTGCTCTTCCTCGCCGCCGCCACCGGGCTGCTGTACGCCGCCTCCTGGCAGGCCGAGGCGATCATCTACTCCGACGAGCTGACCGTCGCCCGCGTCGGCGACAGCGTCCAGCCGCTCAGCGCCCAGGTCGAGGCGGCCAAGGGCGCGGCCCCCGCGGGCGAGGTCGTGTCCGTGTGGCCCGCCCCCGACACCGAGGCCACCACCCGGGTGATCATGGAGGCGCCGGGCCTCCCCGAGGGCGAGACCCTCACCGTCTTCGTCGACCCGTATACGGCCGAGGTGCGCGGACAGCTCGCCACCGTCAGCGATGCGCTGCCGCTGCGGGCCTGGCTGAGCGAGTTCCACTCCAGCCTCCAGCTCGGCGAGTTCGGCCGGAACTACAGCGAGCTCGCCGCCAGCTGGATGTGGGTGGTCGCGCTCGGCGGACTCGCCCTGTGGCTCGGCCGGCGCCGCAAGCGCAGGTCGCAGCTGATCCTCCCGGACCGGGGGGCCACCGGCCGCCGCCGCACCCTCTCCTGGCACGGAACCGTCGGCCTGTGGGCCGTCGCCGGACTCGTCGTGCTCTCCGCCACCGGTCTGACTTGGTCGAAGTACGCCGGCGAGAACATCGGGCAGCTCCAGGACGGCCTCGGCGGGGCCACCCCCTCCGTCTCCGCGAACCTGACCGCCAGCGCGGACTCCGGCTCCGACGAGCACGCCGGGCACACCATGCCCGACGGCACGCCGATGGCCCCGCCGCCCGCACCCACCACCGACCTCGGCATCGACCGTGCGGTGGAGGCCGCCCGCGCCGCCGGGGTCACCGAGGCACTCCGCGTGACCCTGCCCGCCAAGGGCAAGGGGTACGTCGTCAAGGAGCAGGACAAGCTGGTGCCGGTGCACCTGGACGCGGTCTCCGTCGACCCCGCGGACGCCCGGGTCATGGACGAACTGCGCTTCGCGGACTACCCGCTGCTCGCCAAGATGACCCGCTTCGGCATCGACCTGCACATGGGAACGACCTTCGGGCTCGTCAACCAGCTCGCGCTGGCCGCGCTCGCCCTCGCCGTGATGTTCCTGGTCTTCTGGGGCTACCGGATGTGGTGGCTGCGCCGGCCGACCAAGGACCGCCGGCTGTCCGTCGGCCGTGCGCAGCCGCGCGGCGCCTGGCGCAGGCTCCCGGTGACCGTGCTGCTGCCGCTGGCCGCGGTGACCGCCGTCATCGGCTGGTTCATCCCGCTGCTCGGGATCAGCCTGGTCGTCTTCCTCGCGGTCGACGTCCTGCTGGGCTTCGTCGCAGGCCGCCGCCGCACGGCCGGGGCGGCGTAG
- a CDS encoding tyrosine-protein phosphatase, whose product MTATPSTTVANLRDLGGTPLPGGRTVRPGLVLRSGQLDRLDLDADPVVAALGLRTVIDFRTDAERADHPDRIPAGARLLVGDVLADKLNTARMPAAVQLKDLLSDPAVAEEHLGGGRAQALFADTYRSFVNTASAQAAYRMLLTEAADADAGPLLFHCTAGKDRTGWGATVILALLGADDDTLMAEYLSVNPAVKQAFAPMIEGFTAAGGDPDIALALIGVFPSYLRAALDEVETRYGSMEKYVREGLGVGDETVEALRARLVA is encoded by the coding sequence ATGACCGCCACCCCGTCCACCACCGTCGCCAACCTCCGCGACCTCGGCGGCACCCCGCTCCCCGGCGGCCGCACCGTCCGCCCCGGCCTGGTCCTGCGTTCGGGCCAGCTGGACCGGCTCGACCTCGACGCCGACCCGGTGGTGGCCGCGCTCGGCCTGCGTACCGTCATCGACTTCCGGACCGACGCCGAGCGCGCCGACCACCCCGACCGGATACCCGCCGGGGCCCGGCTCCTGGTCGGCGACGTCCTCGCCGACAAGCTGAACACCGCGAGGATGCCCGCCGCGGTGCAGCTCAAGGACCTGCTGTCCGACCCGGCGGTGGCCGAGGAGCACCTGGGCGGCGGCCGGGCGCAGGCCCTCTTCGCCGACACCTACCGGTCCTTCGTGAACACCGCCTCGGCGCAGGCCGCGTACCGGATGCTGCTCACCGAGGCGGCGGACGCCGACGCGGGCCCGCTGCTCTTCCACTGCACGGCCGGCAAGGACCGTACCGGCTGGGGCGCGACCGTCATCCTGGCGCTGCTGGGCGCGGACGACGACACGCTGATGGCCGAGTACCTGTCCGTCAATCCGGCGGTCAAGCAGGCCTTCGCCCCGATGATCGAGGGCTTCACGGCGGCCGGCGGCGACCCGGACATCGCGCTCGCGCTGATCGGTGTCTTCCCCTCCTATCTGCGGGCGGCGCTGGACGAGGTCGAGACGCGGTACGGCTCGATGGAGAAGTACGTGCGCGAGGGGCTCGGCGTCGGCGACGAGACGGTCGAGGCGCTGCGCGCCCGTCTGGTGGCCTGA
- a CDS encoding rhomboid-like protein, which produces MNAIPWGAVYAGGVQLGAYALERSGPAERERLLRDCSTNVDNLAAGRWETLLSSALVVEEPMPLPYALLLVAVLGYAEYAYGAWWAAGVFLFGHATATLIVYGALRRTADPGVRRALDVGTSYGFNAVLGALTSALPRGPVRTAARVGLLALAAAPLVRHGRTFTDAGHLAALGMGVGVSLALDCLSGTKHPKIA; this is translated from the coding sequence ATGAACGCAATTCCGTGGGGAGCGGTGTACGCGGGCGGGGTCCAGCTCGGGGCGTACGCGCTGGAGCGCTCCGGACCGGCCGAGCGGGAGCGGCTGCTCCGGGACTGCTCGACGAACGTCGACAATCTCGCCGCCGGGCGCTGGGAGACGCTGCTGAGCAGCGCTCTCGTCGTCGAGGAGCCGATGCCCCTGCCCTACGCCCTGCTGCTGGTCGCGGTGCTCGGCTACGCCGAATACGCGTACGGGGCCTGGTGGGCGGCCGGGGTGTTCCTGTTCGGGCACGCCACGGCGACCCTCATCGTCTACGGGGCCCTGCGCAGGACGGCCGATCCGGGGGTCCGGCGCGCGCTGGACGTGGGGACGAGCTACGGGTTCAACGCCGTGCTCGGCGCCCTCACCTCGGCCCTGCCGCGCGGGCCGGTCCGCACGGCCGCCCGGGTGGGGCTGCTGGCCCTGGCGGCGGCGCCGCTGGTCCGGCACGGGCGGACCTTCACGGACGCCGGACACCTGGCCGCGCTCGGGATGGGAGTCGGGGTCTCACTCGCCCTCGATTGTCTTTCCGGGACGAAACATCCGAAAATTGCATGA